In the Nerophis ophidion isolate RoL-2023_Sa linkage group LG19, RoL_Noph_v1.0, whole genome shotgun sequence genome, one interval contains:
- the LOC133537964 gene encoding gap junction alpha-8 protein-like, translating into MGDWSFLGNILEEVNEHSTVIGRVWLTVLFIFRILILGTAAEFVWGDEQSDYVCNTQQPGCENVCYDEAFPISHIRLWVLQIIFVSTPSLVYVGHAVHHVHMEEKRKEREEAELSRQQELSEERLPLAPDQGSVRTTKETSTKGSKKFRLEGTLLRTYICHIVFKTLFEVGFVVGQYFLYGFRILPLYKCSRWPCPNTVDCFVSRPTEKTVFIIFMLAVACVSLFLNFVEISHLGLKKIRFVFRKPSPAPAQGEGSAPLTLGKSLPPLAVSSLQRAKGYRRLDEEKVPPITHLYPLAEVGMEAGRGAPPFHGLEEKAEEEEELPMGDIPKAYDESLPSYAQTTETGGVTLHQVDGAEEAQPTGVEGGEWQGADTEVQGVVTREGENTAQAGRKASIEDSRPLSRLSQVSKARSDDLTV; encoded by the coding sequence ATGGGTGACTGGAGTTTTCTGGGAAACATTTTAGAGGAAGTCAACGAGCACTCCACAGTGATCGGCAGGGTGTGGCTCACGGTGCTCTTCATCTTCCGCATCCTCATCCTGGGCACGGCGGCGGAGTTCGTGTGGGGCGACGAGCAGTCCGACTATGTGTGCAACACGCAGCAACCCGGTTGTGAGAACGTGTGCTACGACGAGGCCTTTCCAATATCACATATCCGCCTCTGGGTGCTGCAGATCATTTTTGTGTCCACGCCGTCTCTGGTGTACGTGGGCCATGCCGTGCACCACGTGCACATGGAGGAGAAGCGCAAGGAGCGTGAGGAAGCCGAACTTAGTCGGCAACAGGAGCTGAGCGAGGAGAGACTGCCGCTGGCACCCGATCAGGGAAGCGTCCGCACCACTAAAGAGACCAGCACCAAAGGAAGCAAAAAGTTCCGACTGGAGGGCACCTTGCTGAGGACCTACATCTGTCATATCGTTTTCAAGACACTCTTTGAGGTGGGCTTTGTGGTGGGCCAGTACTTCCTGTACGGCTTCCGCATCCTGCCGCTTTACAAATGCAGCCGCTGGCCCTGCCCTAACACCGTGGACTGCTTTGTGTCTCGTCCAACAGAGAAAACTGTCTTCATCATCTTCATGTTGGCTGTAGCTTGCGTCTCGCTCTTTCTCAACTTTGTGGAGATCAGCCACCTGGGTCTCAAGAAGATCCGCTTTGTTTTCCGCAAACCGTCCCCCGCTCCGGCACAGGGCGAGGGGTCGGCCCCCTTGACGCTTGGGAAGAGCCTCCCCCCCTTGGCTGTGTCTTCGCTGCAGAGGGCCAAAGGTTACAGGCGATTGGACGAGGAGAAAGTTCCCCCCATAACGCATCTCTACCCGCTGGCAGAAGTGGGCATGGAGGCCGGAAGGGGCGCGCCGCCATTCCATGGGCTGGAGGAGAaggcggaggaggaggaagagctgCCCATGGGGGACATTCCCAAAGCCTACGACGAGAGTTTGCCCTCCTATGCCCAGACCACAGAGACCGGAGGGGTGACATTGCATCAGGTGGATGGGGCAGAGGAGGCGCAGCCGACGGGGGTGGAAGGTGGAGAGTGGCAGGGTGCCGACACAGAGGTCCAGGGAGTGGTCACTAGGGAGGGGGAAAACACGGCCCAGGCGGGGAGGAAGGCATCGATAGAGGACAGCAGACCTCTGAGCCGGCTGAGCCAAGTTAGTAAGGCCAGGTCGGACGACCTCACCGTATGA